A stretch of the Thiomicrorhabdus indica genome encodes the following:
- the rfbD gene encoding dTDP-4-dehydrorhamnose reductase: MNKSVLVTGKTGQLGQSIQKLSKKYPQYQFTFVGSEELDLSSSAAIDQYFVDKCFDMVINCAAYTAVDRAESEPGLADKINHLAVKQLAQIAKQKDMVLIQISTDYVFNGQNYRPYIETDETCPQNIYGETKLKGEQAMREISPAGCIIRTSWVYSEFGNNFVKTMLRLGKERNQLGIIFDQIGSPTYATDLADAILDIIDSEAKQSRKILDCHDASAPRNDNGFQIYHYSNEGVCSWYDFAKAIFELADINCDVKPIETKDYPTPAIRPHFSVMNKAKIKADFNIEIPYWRDSLIECLTELKKEN, from the coding sequence ATGAATAAGTCAGTTTTGGTTACAGGTAAGACTGGTCAGCTTGGCCAATCTATTCAAAAACTTTCAAAAAAATATCCACAGTATCAATTTACTTTTGTTGGTAGCGAAGAGTTAGACTTGTCGTCAAGTGCTGCAATTGATCAGTATTTTGTTGATAAATGCTTTGATATGGTGATAAATTGTGCCGCTTATACTGCTGTGGATCGAGCGGAGTCCGAACCGGGTTTGGCCGATAAGATCAATCATTTGGCGGTTAAACAATTGGCTCAAATTGCCAAGCAAAAAGATATGGTTCTGATTCAGATTAGTACGGATTATGTCTTTAATGGTCAGAATTATCGACCTTACATTGAAACAGACGAAACCTGCCCACAAAACATTTATGGTGAAACAAAGCTTAAGGGTGAACAGGCCATGCGTGAAATTTCACCGGCCGGTTGTATTATTCGAACCAGCTGGGTCTATTCGGAGTTCGGAAATAATTTTGTCAAAACGATGCTGCGTTTAGGTAAAGAGCGTAATCAGCTTGGGATTATTTTTGACCAAATTGGTAGCCCGACCTATGCGACAGATTTGGCGGATGCGATTCTTGACATCATTGACAGTGAAGCGAAGCAATCTAGAAAAATTTTAGATTGCCACGACGCTAGCGCTCCTCGCAATGACAATGGTTTTCAAATTTACCATTATTCGAATGAAGGTGTCTGCTCTTGGTATGACTTTGCCAAAGCGATTTTCGAATTGGCTGATATCAATTGTGATGTTAAGCCAATTGAAACAAAAGACTATCCGACACCAGCCATTCGGCCACACTTCAGTGTGATGAATAAAGCCAAAATTAAAGCAGACTTCAATATTGAAATCCCCTATTGGCGCGACTCACTGATTGAATGTTTAACAGAATTAAAGAAAGAAAATTAA
- a CDS encoding glycosyltransferase family 2 protein, with the protein MKTHSSSFALIIPTRNAGQLWSEVLERISQQSVQPDQVVIIDTESSDQTNSVSQKFGYVVHSIKEQEFNHALTRQKAMKMLKPEVEIVILMTQDVLLKDSDSFSNLLLTFEDPEVGISFGRQIAHQDATPIEVHAREFNYPEMSYQRSWQDRKEYGVKTVFCSDAFSAVRVSAYHEVNGWDKALPASEDMYLCAKLLKGGFKVSYKHTSAVYHSHKLSFWGEIARYKKIGQFHGENPWINQDFGMADSEGVKFVKSELHYLKTHRPSMIPESILRTILKWTAYKFGYYTANKT; encoded by the coding sequence ATGAAAACTCACTCCTCGTCATTTGCCTTAATAATACCGACACGAAATGCTGGGCAGCTTTGGTCTGAAGTATTGGAAAGAATATCACAACAGTCAGTACAGCCCGACCAAGTAGTGATTATCGATACTGAATCGAGTGACCAAACTAACAGTGTTTCTCAAAAGTTTGGTTATGTTGTCCATTCAATCAAAGAGCAAGAATTTAATCATGCTTTAACCCGCCAAAAAGCAATGAAAATGCTAAAGCCAGAGGTTGAAATAGTTATCTTGATGACCCAGGATGTCTTGCTTAAAGATTCGGACTCCTTTTCCAATCTCCTTCTTACATTTGAAGATCCTGAAGTTGGAATTTCCTTTGGACGTCAGATAGCTCATCAAGATGCAACCCCTATTGAAGTTCATGCTAGAGAATTCAACTATCCTGAAATGAGCTATCAAAGATCGTGGCAAGATCGTAAAGAATATGGTGTAAAAACAGTATTCTGTTCTGATGCATTTAGTGCAGTTCGTGTTTCTGCTTATCATGAGGTCAATGGATGGGATAAAGCACTCCCAGCCTCTGAGGATATGTATCTATGTGCAAAATTGCTAAAGGGTGGGTTCAAAGTATCATATAAACATACTTCTGCTGTCTATCATTCTCATAAATTAAGCTTTTGGGGTGAAATAGCTAGATATAAAAAAATTGGTCAATTTCATGGTGAGAACCCATGGATAAATCAAGATTTTGGAATGGCTGACTCGGAAGGTGTTAAGTTTGTAAAAAGTGAACTCCATTATTTGAAAACTCATAGGCCGAGTATGATTCCAGAGTCAATATTACGAACTATACTTAAATGGACAGCCTACAAATTTGGCTATTACACAGCAAATAAAACATGA
- a CDS encoding CHASE2 domain-containing protein, which yields MKAKYSRNSSFIRKILFILVLLATALLYLNPSWTRPMDYVLQDMMTRLLVTETVPKEIVIVDIDDQSLQNIQSWPWSRELLAQLIENLFTLHHPKGLAIDMVMPEPRDEVGESRLQTLLQSYPICLAIAFDLEINNTPRQVGEVSGGAPAGETALVSKGFVGNHAALAQHAQCTGHISPWVDNDGLIRRLPQQVRFQDQQWPMIAQSLYQKVNPNQVLPESTRWLTIPYRIQANHWQSVPAQDILLQTLPAGYLDDKYLLLGSSALGLSDRVATPIHPWLPGVAIHAGALYKLLHPVDSPVWAKPVFVLIYALTAVAILAMLFFWSQTFWVLIASLGMGFGWLLLMSFALYGNQIMPWSLPLVALALLIIIQFPFEWLVVDRYNRRITRLFQGYLSKDVVNQLIESRQDVLEPSVREVTVLFADIEGFTKLSEKIPTAELARITKDVLHVLTQEVHSHQGTLDKYIGDAVMALWNAPLDQADHADLAVRSAVAMLESLDLYNQSHPQQPKISVRIGIHTGPAMVGDLGTEQRHTYTAIGDTVNLAHRLHEWSKDYQTHILLSRETADMMMSEVPQNCEVYLTQPVQQLLIEL from the coding sequence ATGAAAGCAAAATATAGCAGAAATTCCAGTTTTATTCGCAAAATCCTCTTCATTTTGGTGTTGCTTGCCACAGCTTTGCTCTACCTGAATCCAAGCTGGACGCGGCCAATGGATTACGTGCTACAGGATATGATGACGCGTTTATTAGTAACAGAAACCGTGCCGAAAGAGATAGTTATTGTTGATATCGATGATCAGAGTTTGCAAAACATTCAGTCTTGGCCTTGGTCTCGCGAGTTACTCGCACAACTGATTGAAAACCTTTTTACACTGCATCACCCGAAAGGATTGGCAATCGATATGGTTATGCCAGAACCAAGAGACGAGGTAGGTGAAAGTCGTTTACAAACCTTATTACAGAGCTACCCAATCTGTTTAGCGATCGCATTCGACTTGGAAATCAACAATACACCTAGGCAAGTAGGTGAGGTCAGTGGAGGGGCACCGGCCGGTGAAACTGCTTTAGTTTCAAAAGGATTTGTTGGAAATCATGCTGCGTTAGCGCAACATGCTCAATGTACCGGTCATATCAGCCCTTGGGTAGATAATGATGGTTTAATTCGTCGTTTACCTCAGCAGGTTCGTTTTCAAGATCAACAATGGCCGATGATTGCACAGAGCCTTTATCAAAAAGTGAACCCGAATCAAGTTCTGCCAGAATCAACACGATGGTTAACAATTCCGTATCGTATTCAAGCGAACCATTGGCAAAGCGTCCCAGCACAAGACATCTTGTTACAAACCTTACCGGCCGGTTATTTAGATGATAAATATCTATTATTAGGGTCTTCGGCACTCGGCTTATCTGATCGTGTTGCAACGCCTATTCATCCCTGGCTTCCAGGCGTAGCGATTCATGCTGGAGCGCTTTATAAACTGCTTCATCCTGTTGACTCGCCTGTTTGGGCAAAGCCAGTTTTTGTTCTTATCTATGCATTAACCGCTGTGGCGATTCTTGCGATGCTTTTTTTCTGGTCACAAACTTTCTGGGTGTTGATTGCCAGTTTAGGAATGGGTTTCGGCTGGCTATTGTTGATGAGTTTTGCGCTTTATGGAAACCAAATCATGCCATGGAGTTTGCCCCTAGTTGCATTGGCATTATTGATTATTATTCAGTTTCCTTTTGAATGGTTAGTGGTTGATCGCTACAACCGTCGAATTACCAGATTGTTTCAAGGCTACCTTTCTAAAGATGTCGTCAATCAATTGATTGAATCTAGGCAAGATGTATTGGAACCTAGTGTGCGAGAAGTGACCGTTTTATTTGCTGATATTGAAGGGTTTACCAAGTTATCAGAGAAAATTCCAACGGCTGAACTGGCACGAATTACAAAAGATGTTCTGCATGTATTGACTCAGGAAGTTCATTCTCATCAGGGCACGCTTGATAAGTATATTGGTGACGCGGTGATGGCGTTATGGAATGCGCCTTTAGACCAAGCGGATCATGCCGATTTAGCGGTGAGAAGCGCCGTTGCGATGCTAGAAAGCTTGGATCTTTACAATCAGTCTCACCCACAGCAGCCAAAAATCTCAGTAAGAATTGGGATACATACAGGCCCAGCCATGGTGGGAGATTTGGGCACTGAGCAACGCCACACCTACACAGCGATTGGCGATACGGTGAATCTCGCTCATCGGCTTCATGAATGGAGCAAAGACTACCAGACGCATATTCTTTTATCGAGAGAAACTGCAGACATGATGATGAGTGAGGTGCCACAAAACTGTGAGGTTTATCTTACGCAACCTGTTCAACAGCTTTTAATTGAGCTTTAG
- a CDS encoding dTDP-glucose 4,6-dehydratase translates to MTNAKKILVTGGAGFIGSAVIRHLIHDTEHSVVNVDKLTYAGNLESLESVSENERYAFEQVDICDAVALKRVFELHQPDIVMHLAAESHVDRSIDGPGEFIQTNIVGTYTLLEQSRAFWTNLPAGKKENFRFHHISTDEVYGDLPHPDEVDRHASFTMTENEKVIARSDNDEAISSGLPLFTEKTAYAPSSPYSASKAGSDHLVRAWQRTYGMPTLVTNCSNNYGPYHFPEKLIPLMILNALDGKPLPVYGKGNQIRDWLYVEDHARALVVVATQGKVGETYNIGGHNEKQNIDVVKTICAILEELSPSENNPNIDSYSCEPGNADSYQALIKYVQDRPGHDMRYAIDASKIERELGWTPQETFESGIRKTVQWYLDNLQWCQHVQDGSYQRERLGGSA, encoded by the coding sequence ATGACAAACGCAAAAAAAATTCTTGTCACCGGTGGAGCCGGTTTTATCGGCTCTGCGGTGATTCGTCATTTGATTCATGACACCGAGCATTCGGTGGTTAATGTCGATAAACTCACCTATGCGGGAAATTTAGAGTCACTCGAATCGGTGAGTGAGAATGAACGCTATGCCTTTGAGCAGGTTGATATTTGTGATGCAGTCGCACTAAAACGTGTATTTGAGCTGCATCAACCGGATATTGTGATGCATCTAGCCGCTGAGTCTCACGTTGACAGATCGATTGACGGGCCGGGAGAGTTTATTCAAACTAATATTGTGGGAACTTACACGCTTTTAGAACAATCCAGAGCTTTTTGGACAAATCTACCGGCCGGTAAAAAAGAGAATTTCCGTTTCCACCATATTTCTACTGATGAAGTTTACGGTGACTTACCTCACCCAGATGAAGTAGATCGACACGCTTCGTTCACGATGACCGAAAATGAAAAGGTCATTGCGAGGAGTGATAACGACGAAGCAATCTCTAGTGGCTTACCGTTGTTTACTGAAAAAACCGCTTATGCACCAAGTTCGCCATATTCTGCATCCAAAGCCGGTTCGGATCACTTAGTGCGTGCTTGGCAGCGAACTTATGGAATGCCAACACTGGTAACAAATTGCTCCAATAATTACGGCCCTTACCATTTTCCCGAAAAACTTATTCCTTTGATGATATTAAATGCCTTAGATGGTAAACCTCTTCCTGTTTATGGTAAAGGCAATCAAATCCGTGATTGGCTTTATGTTGAAGATCATGCTCGTGCATTAGTGGTGGTTGCGACTCAGGGTAAAGTGGGTGAAACCTATAATATCGGTGGTCATAACGAAAAACAAAATATCGATGTGGTCAAAACCATCTGCGCCATTTTGGAAGAGCTTTCGCCCTCTGAAAACAATCCGAATATTGACAGTTACTCTTGTGAGCCGGGTAATGCCGATAGCTATCAAGCATTAATCAAATATGTGCAAGATCGTCCTGGTCATGATATGCGCTATGCGATTGATGCAAGTAAAATTGAGAGAGAATTAGGCTGGACACCGCAAGAGACTTTTGAATCGGGTATTCGTAAAACTGTTCAATGGTACTTAGACAACTTGCAGTGGTGTCAACATGTGCAAGATGGAAGTTATCAGCGTGAACGATTGGGTGGTTCTGCATGA
- the rfbA gene encoding glucose-1-phosphate thymidylyltransferase RfbA, whose protein sequence is MKGIVLAGGSGTRLYPITKGVSKQLVPLYDKPMIYYPLSVLMLAGIQEILIITTPEDQASFQNLLGDGKELGLNFEYIVQPSPDGLAQAFILGEEFIGDADVCLILGDNIYYGHDLPKMTANAVENAKQENKATVFGYHVHDPERYGVAEFDENGNVVSLEEKPDIPKSNYAVTGLYFYPNDVIQKSKQVKPSHRGELEITTVNQMYLSEQRLKLETMGRGFAWLDTGTHESLLEASMFIETIEKRQGLKVACLEEIAFEMGYISKQQLIELAQPLKKNQYGQYLLRRAEEGRLN, encoded by the coding sequence ATGAAAGGAATAGTCTTAGCAGGCGGTTCAGGAACCCGTCTTTATCCGATTACGAAAGGTGTATCGAAGCAGTTAGTCCCACTATATGACAAGCCGATGATTTACTATCCATTATCTGTCTTAATGTTGGCAGGTATTCAGGAAATTCTGATCATCACAACACCTGAGGATCAAGCAAGTTTCCAAAATCTACTTGGTGATGGCAAAGAGTTGGGCTTAAATTTTGAATATATCGTTCAACCCTCACCTGATGGGCTTGCTCAAGCATTTATTTTGGGAGAAGAGTTTATTGGCGATGCAGATGTGTGTCTGATTTTAGGTGATAACATCTATTACGGTCATGACCTCCCTAAAATGACCGCCAACGCGGTTGAAAATGCCAAACAAGAGAACAAAGCAACGGTATTCGGTTATCACGTTCATGATCCAGAACGATATGGCGTTGCGGAGTTTGACGAAAATGGCAATGTCGTATCATTAGAAGAAAAACCAGATATTCCAAAATCCAACTATGCGGTCACAGGGTTATATTTTTACCCGAATGATGTTATTCAAAAATCCAAGCAAGTTAAGCCTTCTCATCGGGGTGAATTAGAAATTACCACCGTTAACCAAATGTACCTTTCTGAGCAGCGTTTGAAGCTTGAAACTATGGGACGAGGTTTTGCTTGGCTCGATACAGGTACTCATGAAAGCCTTCTAGAGGCATCAATGTTTATTGAAACCATTGAAAAACGTCAAGGCCTAAAGGTAGCGTGCTTAGAAGAAATCGCTTTTGAAATGGGCTATATCAGCAAACAACAATTGATCGAATTAGCACAACCATTGAAGAAAAATCAGTATGGCCAATACCTGTTACGCCGAGCGGAAGAGGGGAGATTGAACTAA
- the rfbC gene encoding dTDP-4-dehydrorhamnose 3,5-epimerase, producing the protein MEFIRQSVPDVVLIKPKVFGDARGYFMETFRQDQFEAFIGHEVNFCQDNESKSSKGVLRGLHFQLPPFSQSKLVRVIEGEVLDVAVDIRKGSPTFGQVVTAKLSAENKHQLFVPRGFAHGFVVLSESAIFSYKCDNYYSPENDRGLAFNDSSLDIDWQMDESAILLSEKDQKHPSLDELPEYFDFGINYYE; encoded by the coding sequence ATGGAATTTATTCGTCAATCGGTACCTGATGTAGTGCTCATTAAGCCCAAAGTGTTTGGTGATGCGCGTGGTTATTTCATGGAAACCTTCCGCCAGGATCAGTTTGAGGCGTTTATTGGGCACGAAGTAAATTTCTGTCAAGATAATGAATCCAAGTCTTCTAAAGGTGTGCTCCGTGGACTACATTTTCAGTTACCTCCTTTTTCTCAATCTAAGTTAGTCCGTGTCATTGAAGGCGAGGTGTTAGATGTTGCCGTCGATATTCGAAAAGGGAGTCCGACATTTGGCCAAGTTGTCACGGCAAAACTCAGTGCAGAGAATAAACACCAACTTTTTGTCCCTCGCGGCTTTGCGCATGGATTTGTGGTGTTGAGTGAGTCTGCTATCTTTTCTTATAAGTGTGATAATTACTACTCACCTGAAAATGATCGCGGTTTGGCATTTAATGATTCTAGTTTAGATATTGATTGGCAGATGGACGAGTCAGCGATTCTATTGTCCGAAAAAGACCAGAAGCACCCTTCGTTGGATGAGCTTCCCGAGTATTTTGATTTTGGCATTAATTATTATGAATAA
- a CDS encoding Crp/Fnr family transcriptional regulator has product MFEKVTLDISLKHIPLLKDLPDEMLVNLNKRIKYVRFQKNQFVIRKGEASESLIFVMQGELNVIDVNENGQYFWLANIPAGMSSGELGLISGEKRSTSIVASRESIVGFLNKKDALELILKNPSISWKIMQHMAKIIKKNNTQLALMNLSTAQERVEAILSQRINRYSNGSIVIEDLPSQESIATMANTSRETVSRIINKLVKDGVLEKEKGRKRYFVKQPDKLKDLTK; this is encoded by the coding sequence TTGTTTGAAAAAGTCACGCTGGATATTTCACTTAAGCATATTCCACTGTTAAAGGATTTACCAGATGAAATGCTGGTGAATTTGAACAAACGCATTAAATATGTCCGTTTTCAAAAGAACCAATTTGTCATTCGCAAAGGTGAAGCCAGTGAAAGCTTGATTTTCGTGATGCAGGGAGAGCTCAATGTCATCGATGTGAATGAAAATGGACAGTATTTCTGGCTAGCCAATATACCGGCCGGTATGAGTTCGGGGGAATTAGGGCTAATTAGTGGTGAAAAACGCTCAACAAGTATTGTTGCTAGCCGAGAATCCATTGTCGGTTTCTTGAATAAAAAGGATGCGCTGGAGCTGATATTAAAAAACCCTTCCATTTCTTGGAAAATCATGCAGCACATGGCCAAAATCATCAAGAAAAACAATACTCAACTGGCTCTGATGAACCTTTCAACCGCCCAAGAGCGTGTTGAGGCAATTCTCTCCCAGCGAATCAACCGTTATTCGAATGGCTCAATCGTTATTGAAGATCTCCCTTCTCAGGAATCCATCGCGACTATGGCGAATACAAGCCGTGAAACGGTCTCTCGTATTATCAACAAGCTTGTTAAAGACGGCGTTCTTGAAAAAGAAAAAGGTCGTAAACGCTATTTCGTTAAACAGCCGGATAAGCTGAAAGACTTAACGAAATAA
- a CDS encoding ABC transporter permease, translated as MLYQLIKKDLHSRYRGTLFGFFWAILLPLITLVMYTFVFNVVLGAKWGIENEKTFDFALMLFTGLILHAMLSDIITQAPNLIQSNPQLVKKIVFPTEKLPVVVLLNSLIHNSISLIILLLAIVVIKQELFFTWLLIPILWLPFLVLLIGVAWFLAAFGVFIKDISQISGSLSMFLLFMSPIFYPLSRLPENWHNWMYLNPLTFMIEQSRQIILYGNQPDWLGWAIYLMVAVSITALGYKVFGKLKRGFADAI; from the coding sequence ATGCTTTATCAATTAATAAAGAAAGACTTGCATTCGCGTTATAGAGGAACTCTATTTGGCTTTTTTTGGGCGATTCTTTTACCACTTATTACCTTGGTAATGTATACCTTTGTTTTTAATGTGGTACTTGGAGCAAAATGGGGAATTGAAAACGAGAAAACCTTTGATTTCGCATTGATGTTGTTCACGGGTTTGATCTTGCATGCCATGCTTTCGGACATCATCACGCAAGCGCCTAATTTGATTCAATCAAACCCTCAATTGGTCAAGAAAATTGTTTTTCCAACTGAAAAATTACCAGTGGTTGTACTGCTGAATAGCCTGATACACAATAGCATCTCGCTGATTATTTTATTACTGGCAATCGTTGTGATTAAGCAGGAGCTTTTCTTCACCTGGCTCTTAATTCCAATTTTATGGTTACCATTTTTGGTTTTATTGATTGGAGTAGCTTGGTTTTTAGCAGCTTTTGGAGTCTTTATTAAAGATATTTCCCAAATCAGTGGATCACTCTCCATGTTTTTATTGTTTATGTCTCCAATTTTTTATCCTTTATCGCGACTCCCAGAAAACTGGCATAACTGGATGTACTTAAACCCTTTGACATTTATGATTGAGCAAAGCCGGCAAATTATTCTTTATGGTAATCAGCCGGATTGGCTTGGGTGGGCAATTTATTTGATGGTTGCAGTTTCCATAACAGCTTTGGGATATAAGGTGTTTGGAAAGTTAAAAAGAGGTTTTGCAGATGCTATCTAA
- the glmS gene encoding glutamine--fructose-6-phosphate transaminase (isomerizing), protein MCGIVGGVAERNVVPILLEGLRRLEYRGYDSSGVAILDNHANLQRQRALGKINALSKKISSVDSFSGHIGIAHTRWATHGEPSETNAHPHICNKQIAVVHNGIIENYQQLKAEQIQQGYQFTSQTDTEVVAHEVHAQRQTSDSLLEAIQKSVALFEGAYALGVVSSDDPETLIAARKGSPLVIGVGIGEYFIASDVSALLPVTQSFIFLEEGDIAQITRESLEIFNESGKRVEREIKQSSLTASSVELGEHRHFMHKEIFEQPQAVIDTLEGRVTSKEVLVSSFGHQAQALFEQVNQVQIVACGTSYHSGMVAKYWFEDIIQLPCQVEVASEYRYRNPVIQDNTLFVTISQSGETADTLAALKQLKKGRGEKILPTLTICNVPESSLTRESDLTFLTHAGPEIGVASTKAFTTQLVALALLLVAVGKTKQVLCSDRERLIVSGLQKLPKLIQGALKHEKAIKSLANQFADKNSALFLGRGTMYPIAMEGALKLKEISYIHAEAYPAGELKHGPLALIDETMPVVTIASHDDLLEKLKSNLQEVKARGGQMIVFEDEKSDISSEEGFHVIKATTNVGRITAPITFNVALQLLSYHVALIKGTDVDQPRNLAKSVTVE, encoded by the coding sequence ATGTGCGGAATAGTCGGTGGTGTTGCTGAGCGAAATGTTGTTCCTATTTTATTAGAAGGTTTAAGACGTTTAGAGTATCGCGGTTATGATTCCTCCGGGGTTGCTATTCTGGACAATCATGCAAACCTTCAACGGCAGCGAGCGCTGGGTAAAATTAATGCTCTAAGCAAGAAAATTTCCTCCGTTGATAGTTTTTCGGGGCATATCGGTATCGCACATACTCGCTGGGCAACCCATGGCGAACCCTCTGAAACAAATGCGCATCCGCATATTTGTAACAAGCAAATTGCGGTTGTTCATAATGGCATTATCGAAAATTATCAGCAATTAAAAGCCGAACAAATTCAACAAGGCTATCAGTTTACCTCGCAAACCGACACAGAAGTTGTTGCGCATGAAGTGCATGCACAGCGCCAAACGAGCGATTCACTTCTTGAAGCGATTCAAAAATCCGTTGCGCTTTTTGAAGGTGCATATGCCTTAGGTGTTGTCAGCTCTGATGATCCAGAAACTTTGATTGCTGCTAGAAAAGGCAGTCCATTAGTTATTGGTGTTGGAATTGGCGAATACTTCATTGCCTCAGATGTTTCAGCGCTGTTGCCGGTGACGCAAAGCTTTATTTTTCTGGAAGAAGGGGATATTGCTCAAATTACCAGAGAATCTCTTGAAATTTTTAATGAATCGGGCAAACGCGTTGAACGAGAAATTAAACAATCCTCCCTGACAGCCAGTTCGGTGGAGTTGGGTGAGCATCGCCATTTCATGCATAAAGAGATTTTTGAACAGCCTCAAGCGGTCATCGACACCTTAGAGGGAAGAGTGACCTCAAAAGAAGTGCTGGTTTCAAGCTTTGGTCACCAAGCGCAAGCGTTGTTTGAGCAAGTTAATCAAGTTCAAATTGTTGCCTGTGGAACAAGTTACCATTCTGGAATGGTGGCAAAGTACTGGTTTGAAGATATCATACAGCTGCCTTGTCAGGTTGAAGTCGCTAGTGAGTATCGCTATCGAAATCCTGTTATTCAAGATAACACGTTATTTGTCACGATTAGTCAATCCGGTGAAACAGCAGATACGCTCGCTGCTCTGAAACAACTCAAAAAAGGACGTGGTGAGAAAATACTGCCGACCTTAACAATTTGTAATGTGCCGGAGTCCAGTTTAACTCGAGAATCGGATTTAACATTTTTAACCCATGCAGGCCCAGAAATTGGTGTCGCTTCGACCAAAGCATTTACAACGCAACTTGTCGCTTTAGCCCTACTGTTGGTTGCCGTTGGCAAAACAAAACAGGTTCTTTGCAGTGATCGAGAGAGGTTGATAGTCAGTGGATTGCAAAAACTTCCAAAACTGATTCAGGGCGCGTTAAAGCATGAAAAAGCGATTAAATCCCTTGCCAATCAATTTGCTGATAAAAATAGTGCGCTGTTCCTAGGGCGAGGAACTATGTACCCAATCGCCATGGAAGGTGCCTTAAAACTAAAAGAAATTAGCTATATTCACGCCGAAGCATACCCGGCCGGTGAATTAAAGCATGGCCCATTGGCTTTGATTGATGAAACGATGCCTGTGGTGACCATTGCCTCGCATGATGATCTATTGGAAAAACTAAAATCCAATCTGCAAGAGGTCAAAGCTCGCGGTGGGCAAATGATCGTATTTGAAGATGAGAAATCCGATATCAGTTCGGAAGAGGGGTTTCATGTGATTAAAGCGACTACTAATGTTGGCCGAATCACAGCTCCAATCACCTTTAACGTTGCGTTGCAGCTTTTAAGTTATCATGTTGCGTTAATTAAAGGAACCGACGTAGACCAACCGCGTAATCTGGCAAAGTCGGTTACAGTAGAGTAA